CCCTCATAGAAGTAAATAATGGAAAATCTATTAGCACGAGAAGTTTGGCGCGAAGCGCATAGTATCAACCAGTTTTTATTTAAAAAAAAGTATGCGGTTTCTTCGTGGGGGCGGTTAATGTCGTACACAGATAGTATAGAGAAAGGCACAATAATTAGAGGCAGCATACAAGAGGGCTATCCTATTTTAAGAATGCGTTCACAGCCCGAAGGGCATAAAAAACCGATATATCATGGGTTTTTAATTCATAAAGTAGTTGCAGAAACATTTTTAGATAAACCGAGTGAGGAGCATAAGTTTGTAGCGCATTTGGATTACAATAAACTAAACAACCGTGTAGATAATTTGCAATGGGTAACACAGCAAGGTATGAACGAGTTGAATAGTAAAAACCCAAAGGTGTTGGCGGAGCGCGGTAAGGTGCGTTTTGATGGACATAAAGGCGCCAAGCTTACATCTACAGATGTAATTCGTATCAAGAAAATGTTGGCAAATCCTAACCGAAAAACTCGGTTAAAAATAATTGCAAAGCAGTTTGGTGTTTCGGATATGCAAATTACACGCATTAAAAGTGGCGAGAACTGGGGGCATATTCAAGTTTAGTTTGCCAAGCGCTCCCATAATGCTTTAACGCCCGATAGTAATTTTTTGAATTGCCCCGATATTCCTTCGGTGTTTACAAAACGTGTGTTGTGGTTAGGCGCAATTTCTGTTTGTGGGCGGGTAGGCGTGTAGTAATAAACTGCCAGCGATTTTCTGCTTTCGCCCTTAGGTGTATTTAGTGGTTTGGGGTGCCCGTGATACGAAATTTCATTGGTTTCAAAAATTACACAGCGGTTAAATTCAGGAGCAATTTTTTCTAATAGTTCCTTTTTGCCATTGGTAAAATCCCATAGCTCTAAATGTCCTTCATATTGTGGTTGCCAGTTTTTATTCATGTACACTAAGAGATTTAGCCGCCTATGATAGGCTGTTTTGGGATGTATGTTGTAATCTATATGTACATTTAAAAAAGCTCCTGCAACAGATTGGTGCAGCCCTGCACCAAACAATTGTTCATCGGGCAGTAATGGCGTTTCGGTATGGCTAATTTGGGTAAGGTAGTGGCATAACTCCTGGCTGTTTAACTCTGCAAAAACTGCCTTAAGCACCGGATGTGCTGCAATGGCAGATTGGAATTTGTTTTTTTGATTGATGTAGGTGGTGGTATCCCATGTGCCTTCATTTACAGAAGGGTAGCAGGCTAAGATTTCTTCGGCTTTTTCGGGTGCAAAAAAGTTTTCAATAACCACATACCTAAAAGGCTTCTTAGAATTGAAATCTCTTTCTATAGAAGCCTTTTGGCTATTTAGTAAAGTAAAGTTGATGTATGTGTGCATAGTAGTTGGTGGCTGTAAACGAGGCGTGTTTTGGCTAAAAGAAAGGTTATAGGTTTCCTCTCAGTTCTTGTTCTCTTTCAATAGATTCAAACAAGGCTTTGAAATTTCCTTTGCCAAAACTTTTGGCACCACAGCGTTGTATAATTTCATAAAAAACAGTTGGGCGGTCTTGCACCGGTTTAGAGAATAACTGAAGTAAATATCCTTCATCGTCTCTATCTACCAATATGTTTAAGTGGCGAATGGCGTCTGTGTCTTCTTTAATGGCGCCAACACGTTGCCACACTTCTTCGTAATAATTATCGGGTACGTATAAAAATTCTACACCACGTTTGCGCAATTCAGATACAGTGGCAATAATATCATCGGTGGCAACAGCAATATGTTGTAAACCTGCGCCTTTGTAAAAGTCTATGTACTCTTCTATTTGCGATTTCTTTTTGCCATCGGCAGGTTCGTTAATTGGAAATTTTACATAACCGGAGCCATTGCTTACTACTTTACTCATAAGTGCAGAGTACTCGGTAGAAATATCTTTATCGTCAAAAGTAAGTAGGAGTTTAAAGCCCAAAACATCTTCATAAAATTTTACCCACTCGTTCATTTTTCCTAATTCCACATTTCCTACACAATGGTCAATATGTTTTAATCCAACCGATTTGGTTGGCACTGAACTTGTTTTAGGTTGAAAGCCCGGAAGGAAAGCGCCTTTGTAGTTTTTGCGTTCAATAAATTTGTGAACAGTTTCGCCATAAGTGGCAATGGCACTTACTACGGCTTCGCCAAATTCATCTTTTAGTACAAGGGGTTCAAATACAGGTTTGGCGCCACGT
This genomic stretch from Chitinophagales bacterium harbors:
- a CDS encoding HNH endonuclease, with protein sequence MENLLAREVWREAHSINQFLFKKKYAVSSWGRLMSYTDSIEKGTIIRGSIQEGYPILRMRSQPEGHKKPIYHGFLIHKVVAETFLDKPSEEHKFVAHLDYNKLNNRVDNLQWVTQQGMNELNSKNPKVLAERGKVRFDGHKGAKLTSTDVIRIKKMLANPNRKTRLKIIAKQFGVSDMQITRIKSGENWGHIQV
- a CDS encoding 2OG-Fe(II) oxygenase, with translation MHTYINFTLLNSQKASIERDFNSKKPFRYVVIENFFAPEKAEEILACYPSVNEGTWDTTTYINQKNKFQSAIAAHPVLKAVFAELNSQELCHYLTQISHTETPLLPDEQLFGAGLHQSVAGAFLNVHIDYNIHPKTAYHRRLNLLVYMNKNWQPQYEGHLELWDFTNGKKELLEKIAPEFNRCVIFETNEISYHGHPKPLNTPKGESRKSLAVYYYTPTRPQTEIAPNHNTRFVNTEGISGQFKKLLSGVKALWERLAN
- the hppD gene encoding 4-hydroxyphenylpyruvate dioxygenase, with the translated sequence MNSETLEQKSTATTVDFLPLNGTDHIEFYVGNAKQSAYYYQSAWGYELVAYAGPETGVRDRASYVLQQGKIRLVLTSALSPEHEISKHHLLHGDGVKVIALWVDDARKSFEETVKRGAKPVFEPLVLKDEFGEAVVSAIATYGETVHKFIERKNYKGAFLPGFQPKTSSVPTKSVGLKHIDHCVGNVELGKMNEWVKFYEDVLGFKLLLTFDDKDISTEYSALMSKVVSNGSGYVKFPINEPADGKKKSQIEEYIDFYKGAGLQHIAVATDDIIATVSELRKRGVEFLYVPDNYYEEVWQRVGAIKEDTDAIRHLNILVDRDDEGYLLQLFSKPVQDRPTVFYEIIQRCGAKSFGKGNFKALFESIEREQELRGNL